One genomic segment of Occultella kanbiaonis includes these proteins:
- a CDS encoding dihydrodipicolinate synthase family protein, which produces MRLQERLRGGVVIPAHPLAVTADGDIDLQAQRALTRYYLESGADGLAVGVHTTQFSLHADRGALREVWDLAAATVLELAPERMLIAGLVGDTVQAVAEAQAAVAAGYHAALLSPWGMADGSERALLERAGAVGEILPTIGFYLQDSVGGGPLGRGYWSALFDLESVIAVKTAPFDRYRTNDVVRALLEHDRWAEVALLTGNDDAIVHDLITPYRRGDRVVRAAGGLLGQWAVGTRAAVGLVRRAREAVAADAVGTDLLAEATDLVEVNAAVFDVDHDFAGCVPGVNEVLRQQGLLTSAHCLDPVEALSPGQADLIGRVRTQFPELLDEEFVADRRDEWLR; this is translated from the coding sequence ATGCGCCTTCAGGAGCGTCTGCGTGGCGGTGTGGTCATCCCTGCCCACCCGTTGGCCGTCACCGCCGACGGCGACATCGATCTGCAGGCCCAGCGTGCGCTGACCCGGTACTACCTCGAGTCCGGTGCCGACGGCCTGGCGGTGGGGGTGCACACCACCCAGTTCTCGTTGCACGCGGATCGGGGCGCGTTGCGTGAGGTGTGGGACCTCGCCGCTGCCACCGTTCTCGAGCTCGCCCCCGAGCGGATGCTGATCGCCGGCCTGGTTGGCGACACCGTGCAGGCCGTAGCCGAGGCGCAGGCGGCGGTGGCCGCCGGCTATCACGCCGCGCTGCTCAGCCCGTGGGGGATGGCGGACGGCAGCGAGCGGGCCCTGCTCGAACGCGCCGGAGCCGTTGGGGAGATCCTGCCCACCATCGGTTTCTACCTGCAGGACAGCGTGGGCGGCGGGCCGCTCGGGCGCGGCTACTGGAGCGCCCTGTTCGATCTGGAGTCCGTGATCGCGGTCAAGACCGCGCCGTTCGACAGGTACCGGACCAACGACGTGGTCCGGGCGCTGCTCGAGCACGATCGCTGGGCCGAGGTGGCGCTGCTGACCGGTAACGACGACGCGATCGTGCACGACCTGATCACCCCGTACCGCCGCGGCGACCGGGTGGTACGAGCGGCCGGTGGCCTGCTCGGACAGTGGGCGGTCGGTACCCGGGCCGCGGTCGGGCTGGTCCGGCGCGCCCGAGAAGCAGTCGCGGCCGACGCGGTCGGGACCGATCTGCTTGCCGAGGCGACCGACCTGGTCGAGGTCAACGCGGCCGTGTTCGACGTCGACCATGACTTCGCCGGATGCGTGCCCGGGGTCAATGAGGTGCTCCGGCAGCAGGGGCTGCTCACCTCGGCGCACTGCCTCGACCCCGTCGAGGCGCTCTCACCGGGGCAGGCCGATCTGATCGGACGCGTCCGGACGCAGTTCCCGGAGCTGCTTGATGAGGAGTTCGTGGCCGACCGCCGCGATGAGTGGTTGCGCTGA
- a CDS encoding YbaK/EbsC family protein produces the protein MRFGTLDWAPALDHPDLLATGVRAALAAWAQQAPDAVGQVLVAEIDPGCADTAEMTEAYDLPLEASANCVLVAGRRAGQERIAAAVVRATTRADVNNVVKRLLDVRKASFLPMDRAVADSGMEYGGITPIGLPADHRILLDPAVGTGRAIIGSGLRRSKILLPGEVLAAMPGVEVVEGLAS, from the coding sequence ATGCGGTTCGGAACCCTGGACTGGGCACCCGCCCTCGATCACCCGGACCTGCTCGCGACCGGCGTCCGCGCCGCGCTGGCAGCGTGGGCGCAGCAGGCGCCCGACGCCGTCGGGCAGGTGCTTGTTGCCGAGATCGACCCGGGCTGCGCCGACACCGCGGAGATGACCGAGGCCTACGACCTGCCGCTGGAGGCGTCCGCGAACTGCGTGCTGGTGGCCGGGCGGCGCGCCGGCCAGGAGCGGATCGCGGCCGCCGTCGTGCGCGCCACCACCCGCGCGGACGTCAACAACGTGGTCAAGCGCCTGCTGGACGTCCGCAAGGCCTCGTTCCTGCCGATGGACCGTGCGGTCGCCGACTCCGGCATGGAGTACGGCGGGATCACCCCGATCGGGCTGCCCGCCGACCACCGGATCCTGCTCGATCCGGCGGTCGGCACCGGCCGGGCGATCATCGGCAGCGGCCTGCGCCGGTCCAAGATCCTGCTCCCGGGCGAGGTACTGGCCGCGATGCCCGGCGTCGAGGTCGTCGAGGGCCTGGCGAGCTGA
- a CDS encoding DNA polymerase Y family protein codes for MGAAEQLPPPVPAPEGARLAEAATRLAVLWVPDWPIAAAVAEGLIGAHQSVVLHDGRGVTAVSAKARAEGVRRGMRRRTAQGLCPDLVLLPADEARDVRAFEPLVQGVEEVVPQVQVMRPGVIAVGARGPSRYLGSEEAVAEALVGAVAQASGSEAQVGIADGLLAALLAARTSTVVPPGRSARFLAPRDVRDLIYITTTRQSRAAYTDLVDLLRRLGLSTLADLAMMRTAHVLPRFGELGVQAQRLARGLDAYPPQTHRPEPDITTHAELDPPAQRIDTAAFAARRLAEELQSRMVRRGVVCARLRVSARAENGSELTRTWRIDGALTATELTDRVRWQLEGWLSGRSGQPPSAALTHLELAAEEISPAAAVQDGLWGRVGRGQVQAGRAVLRVQGLIGAEGVLAPVLEGGRSPRDRVRLVTWGDELRPLRDPEAPWPGQIPRPLPATVPAEPVPARLVDAQGDPVRVGRRGELEGDPALVEVRRATRTASSGTVSTAGTVRAAGTVRGAGAARGTGTTATAHPITGWAGPWPVHERWWSGTEPRTYLQVVTEGGALLLAGEGGRWWVEGVYD; via the coding sequence ATGGGCGCCGCCGAGCAGTTGCCACCGCCGGTTCCGGCTCCCGAGGGCGCGCGGCTCGCCGAGGCCGCCACCCGGCTCGCGGTGCTGTGGGTCCCGGACTGGCCGATCGCCGCCGCCGTCGCCGAGGGGTTGATCGGTGCGCACCAGAGCGTCGTGCTCCACGACGGGCGCGGCGTCACCGCAGTCTCCGCCAAGGCCCGTGCGGAGGGGGTGCGCCGTGGGATGCGTCGGCGCACCGCGCAGGGGCTCTGCCCGGACCTCGTGCTGCTGCCCGCGGACGAGGCGCGGGACGTGCGTGCGTTCGAGCCGCTCGTGCAGGGCGTGGAGGAGGTGGTGCCGCAGGTGCAGGTGATGCGGCCCGGGGTGATCGCCGTGGGCGCCCGTGGCCCGAGCCGTTACCTGGGGTCGGAGGAGGCGGTGGCCGAGGCGCTCGTCGGTGCGGTGGCGCAGGCCAGCGGCTCCGAGGCCCAGGTGGGGATCGCGGACGGCCTGCTCGCGGCCCTGTTGGCGGCCCGCACCTCCACGGTGGTGCCGCCGGGGAGGTCGGCACGGTTCCTCGCCCCCCGGGACGTGCGGGACCTCATCTACATCACCACCACGCGTCAGTCCCGGGCGGCCTACACCGATCTGGTGGACCTGCTGCGCCGGTTGGGGCTGAGCACCCTGGCCGATCTCGCCATGATGCGCACGGCACACGTGCTGCCCCGGTTCGGTGAGCTCGGGGTGCAGGCCCAGCGGCTGGCCAGAGGGCTGGACGCGTACCCGCCGCAGACGCATCGGCCCGAACCCGACATCACCACCCATGCCGAGCTCGACCCGCCCGCGCAGCGCATCGACACCGCCGCGTTCGCGGCGCGCCGGCTGGCCGAGGAGTTGCAGAGCCGGATGGTCCGGCGCGGCGTGGTGTGTGCCCGGTTGCGGGTGTCCGCCCGGGCGGAGAACGGCTCCGAGCTGACCCGTACCTGGCGAATCGACGGCGCACTCACCGCCACCGAACTGACCGACCGGGTGCGGTGGCAGCTGGAGGGCTGGCTCAGTGGGCGCAGTGGCCAGCCACCGAGTGCGGCGCTGACCCATCTGGAACTCGCCGCCGAGGAGATCAGTCCGGCCGCCGCGGTCCAGGACGGGCTGTGGGGCCGGGTGGGGCGGGGCCAGGTCCAGGCCGGCCGGGCCGTGCTGCGGGTCCAGGGGCTGATCGGTGCCGAAGGGGTGCTCGCCCCGGTGCTGGAGGGCGGACGCTCGCCGCGGGACCGGGTGCGGCTGGTGACCTGGGGGGACGAGCTGCGCCCGCTCCGCGACCCCGAGGCGCCGTGGCCGGGGCAGATCCCGCGGCCGTTGCCGGCGACGGTGCCGGCCGAGCCGGTGCCGGCTCGTCTCGTGGACGCCCAGGGGGATCCGGTGCGAGTGGGCCGGCGCGGCGAGCTCGAGGGCGATCCGGCCCTGGTTGAGGTGCGCCGAGCCACCCGAACCGCGTCGAGCGGGACCGTCTCGACGGCCGGGACCGTCCGGGCGGCCGGGACCGTCCGAGGTGCCGGGGCCGCTCGCGGAACTGGAACCACTGCGACTGCGCACCCCATCACCGGGTGGGCCGGCCCATGGCCGGTGCATGAACGGTGGTGGTCCGGCACCGAGCCGCGCACCTACCTGCAGGTGGTCACCGAGGGCGGTGCCCTGCTGTTGGCGGGGGAGGGCGGCAGGTGGTGGGTCGAGGGGGTCTATGACTGA
- a CDS encoding EXLDI protein: MPNKTIYVSDADLPLYERAQELVGGNLSQAIVKALRRYVDVEEGKDEGFEEITVRVGPGKGRRQRFLGVLLVEWLQSTKDRVHKYKVYRSRTGKYVVHAEHSPEQIWAAGADGQAKGWRKHVSSDQTWGTTAAVATLEIFDDLDALREKVPASLYDLVAASADVPEVEDLDI, from the coding sequence ATGCCGAACAAGACGATCTATGTCTCCGACGCCGACCTGCCCCTCTACGAGCGGGCGCAGGAACTCGTCGGCGGCAACCTCTCCCAGGCGATCGTCAAGGCGCTGCGTCGGTACGTCGACGTCGAGGAGGGAAAGGACGAGGGTTTCGAGGAGATCACCGTCCGGGTCGGCCCCGGCAAGGGGCGGCGCCAGCGGTTCCTGGGTGTGCTGCTCGTCGAATGGCTCCAGTCCACGAAGGACCGGGTGCACAAGTACAAGGTGTATCGCAGCCGGACCGGCAAGTACGTCGTCCACGCCGAACACTCGCCGGAACAGATCTGGGCGGCCGGGGCCGACGGGCAGGCCAAGGGCTGGCGCAAGCACGTCAGTTCGGACCAGACCTGGGGCACCACGGCTGCCGTCGCCACGCTCGAGATCTTCGACGACCTGGACGCTCTCCGTGAGAAGGTCCCGGCCTCGCTCTACGACCTGGTCGCGGCCAGTGCCGACGTTCCCGAGGTCGAGGACCTCGACATCTGA
- a CDS encoding YbhB/YbcL family Raf kinase inhibitor-like protein, translating to MDLQRPVAPAPYDVLPATATFTVTSTDITDGVPLPALHSLTGGNVSPQLSWSGFPPQTQSFLLTCFDPDAPTPSGYWHWTVADLDVTVTEMEQGWGKSDLTLPGASFHARTDGGAFAYEGAAPPPGDGPHRYAFAVHALDVETLELSHEESATKFSFVALFHTLARAVITPTFER from the coding sequence ATGGACCTGCAGCGCCCCGTCGCCCCCGCCCCCTATGACGTACTGCCCGCCACCGCCACGTTCACCGTCACCAGCACCGACATCACCGACGGCGTTCCCCTGCCCGCGCTGCACTCGCTGACCGGCGGCAACGTCTCGCCCCAGCTGAGCTGGTCCGGCTTCCCGCCGCAGACGCAGAGTTTCCTGCTCACCTGCTTCGACCCGGATGCCCCCACCCCGTCCGGCTACTGGCACTGGACCGTGGCGGACCTTGACGTGACCGTCACGGAGATGGAGCAGGGCTGGGGCAAGAGCGACCTGACCCTGCCCGGCGCGTCCTTCCACGCCCGCACCGACGGCGGGGCGTTCGCCTACGAGGGCGCCGCACCCCCGCCCGGTGACGGCCCGCACCGCTACGCGTTCGCGGTGCACGCCCTCGACGTCGAGACCCTGGAGCTCTCCCATGAGGAGAGCGCCACCAAGTTCTCCTTCGTCGCGCTGTTCCACACCCTCGCCCGCGCGGTGATCACGCCGACGTTCGAGCGCTGA
- a CDS encoding ABC transporter ATP-binding protein produces MTTIADRPPAIHVKDLEKSYKDLQVLRGVDFDVAPGAIFALLGSNGAGKTTIVRILSTLLRADAGTATVNGFDLATQPTDVRESISLTGQFAAVDEILTGRENLVLVARLRHLSNPGGVADDLLARFNLTDAAARPVSGYSGGMRRRLDIAMSLIGTPRVVFLDEPTTGLDPQARNDMWQIVRDLADDGTTVLLTTQYLEEAEKLADRIAILHEGRIIANGTLAEIKQLVPPAEVTYVEKQASLEDVFLAIVGTNTTKEQS; encoded by the coding sequence ATGACAACCATTGCGGACCGACCCCCAGCGATCCACGTCAAGGACCTGGAGAAGTCCTACAAGGACCTGCAGGTGCTGCGCGGCGTCGACTTCGACGTGGCGCCAGGCGCCATCTTCGCCCTGCTCGGCTCCAACGGGGCCGGCAAGACCACGATCGTGCGGATCCTGTCCACCCTGCTGCGGGCGGACGCGGGAACCGCGACCGTGAACGGTTTCGACCTCGCCACGCAGCCGACCGACGTGCGCGAGTCCATCAGCCTGACCGGCCAGTTCGCGGCTGTGGACGAGATCCTCACCGGACGGGAGAACCTCGTGCTGGTCGCCCGGCTGCGGCACCTGTCGAACCCGGGCGGGGTGGCGGACGACCTGCTCGCGCGCTTCAACCTGACCGACGCGGCGGCCCGGCCGGTCTCGGGCTACTCCGGCGGTATGCGTCGGCGGCTCGACATCGCCATGAGCCTCATCGGGACTCCGCGGGTGGTCTTCCTGGACGAGCCGACCACGGGGCTCGACCCCCAGGCCCGCAACGACATGTGGCAGATCGTCCGCGACCTCGCCGACGACGGCACCACGGTGCTGCTCACCACCCAGTACCTGGAGGAGGCGGAGAAGCTCGCGGACCGGATCGCCATCCTGCACGAGGGGAGGATCATCGCGAACGGCACGCTGGCCGAGATCAAGCAGCTCGTACCGCCCGCCGAGGTCACCTACGTCGAGAAGCAGGCTTCGCTCGAGGACGTCTTCCTCGCCATCGTCGGGACCAACACCACCAAGGAGCAGTCATGA
- a CDS encoding ABC transporter permease: MTAHVLADTSVLVGRSMRHITRSMDTIITVTITPIAMMLMFVYVLGGAIQAGAGRYVDYLLPGILLITIASGIAYTAVRLFNDMTSGIFERFHSMPIARSSVLWAHVLTSLVSNGLSVAIVVLVALVMGFRSPAGLLAWLAVVGILALVTLALTWLAVLAALAAKTGEGATAFSYPLIFLPFISSAFVPTDTMPAPVRAFAENQPVTSIVNTIRALLAGEPVSGDIWIALAWCVGILAVAYVLSMVAYRRRIAS; encoded by the coding sequence ATGACCGCACACGTCCTCGCCGACACGTCCGTCCTCGTCGGCCGGTCGATGCGCCACATCACGCGCAGCATGGACACCATCATCACCGTCACCATCACGCCGATCGCGATGATGCTGATGTTCGTCTACGTCCTCGGCGGCGCGATCCAGGCCGGGGCGGGCCGGTACGTCGACTACCTGCTGCCCGGGATCCTGCTGATCACGATCGCGTCGGGGATCGCCTACACGGCCGTCAGGCTGTTCAACGACATGACCAGTGGGATCTTCGAACGGTTCCACTCCATGCCGATCGCGCGCTCGTCGGTGCTGTGGGCGCACGTGCTGACCTCGCTGGTCTCCAACGGGCTCTCGGTCGCGATCGTCGTGCTCGTCGCGCTCGTGATGGGGTTCCGATCGCCGGCGGGACTGCTCGCGTGGCTCGCGGTGGTGGGCATCCTGGCGCTGGTCACCCTGGCGCTGACCTGGCTCGCCGTGCTCGCCGCGCTCGCCGCGAAGACGGGGGAGGGCGCCACCGCGTTCTCCTACCCGCTCATCTTCCTGCCGTTCATCAGCTCCGCGTTCGTCCCGACGGACACCATGCCCGCCCCCGTGCGAGCCTTCGCCGAGAACCAGCCGGTCACCTCGATCGTGAACACGATCCGCGCACTGCTCGCGGGGGAGCCGGTCAGTGGCGACATCTGGATCGCGCTGGCGTGGTGCGTGGGTATCCTCGCCGTCGCCTACGTCCTGTCGATGGTCGCCTACCGGCGCCGGATCGCCTCGTAG